A region of the Channa argus isolate prfri chromosome 14, Channa argus male v1.0, whole genome shotgun sequence genome:
AATTACAACGTCAGGTGCATTGACATCAATAACCTAACCTCACTCATCACATCATATGTATGTGTTTCTATAAGCCTGGGCTATGAAAGGGACTAGTGTTCACTTAAGAAACACTTTCTTCATCAAATGCAGGTGCAGAGGAGGTCAGTTGAATTCTACTACAAGAGGGTTGACAATAGTTTTAGCTTCCAAAATACATGCATGAATTCCATTTCATCTAAAAAGGTCGTTACACTCACATATATCATAACCAATGAGAATTTACACTTTTTAACTCCTGCAGCTTCAAGAGGAGATTAAGGATAACTTTCAAAGGCAGCTTATATTGGGAACTGGCAGTTAGTATTTGCCTTTTTCTATTTGGCTAAAACGATGGTACTAGACATTCCAAACTAATGGCCGATGATCGTTATGATGCACGGGTTCATCTTTGAAACAGCCCTTTGAGAGCAACAATGTCCACCACTCTATGAGAACACAGGTTAGTAGTTTCCTTAGCACTCAAGTTTGTGCCCTATGATTATTATCTACATTAGGTCACACATGCATTTGCTTTATAAAAGCATTCTCGTACGCACACCTGTGTCACTTACCCTCTCCCTTTCAACACATGTGGAGCAGACCCAGTCAAGGGCTTTTTTTGCTCAACATCATTATGCTTACTGTAAGGCAAGCCATTTGCATTCAGTGCAGTAAACcacacaagtaaaaacaaaacaaaacatggtgATACACAATTGTTCATATATGCGCAcatatttatttggaaaataaatagaCTCTGGGGGTCACAGAGTCTACTGTGCATCAGGCCTTCAGGgagcatcacaaaaaaaaaaaaaaaaagctgggtTTTAAAAAGCAGGACATCCATCGTTCCTGCTGCTGTACTTACTTTTTGGTGGAGTAAGGGTTCCCTGATGTAGGCATGGAATGGGAAAAGGAGTAGTCATTGGTGATGTTCACCGGTCTTGGTGGCCTAGACAGAAAAAGATagcatttttcaaatgtaacaCGTTTTTCCCTTATGCCGCTGCATTTTTCTTCTTGTAATCTTTCACTGTTATACATTTCTAGTGGATTATTTATCATCTATTTTCTGAAATACTTTGCTGGACATGTAACAAATTGTTATGATTACTCCAGTACACAGGAGGTGGTCTACAGTGGAAACATGCAATAAATGGAGAAACGAATCCAATggatcaacaaacaaacaaagcaaaccaaCAATGAGTAAAAGATATAACTAAacgtaacaaaaaaaaatgtgttagttaattaaaacacactcaccaTGTGTCTCTATTTTGAGGAAAGTGTGGAACAAAGAAaggaatgaaaataattaattaataataaaagcttttaagcgtctatgcttttgtttacaaaaaagatttacaaaataacacaaaacatctCACTATTTTGGGGAAAGcaaagaacatttatttttattttaaactgtaataGGTCTCACTGAGCATATATGTAGATGTTTTTGATCACAATTCAGTCCCTCCAAGATTTTGCAATGTTGCAACAAtaaattcaacaaaataaatacatgaattctgtgcaaccttgcaatttaaGCCTAGGTAAAAATGTGGCACCTTTCATCACAGttgttttttagaaaagctgttgcaaaatcaggcattttaggctgcaacacTCTCAAACACATCTGTGAAATCTTTGAGGGACTGACTTTATGACTATGCAGACGTGTGGGATCCTTGTCATGTAAATACTAATATAGGCAGATACAGTTTATCGTTTTACTGTGTACACTATTTTTCTGAATTTGTATTAAGAATTTGGCTGCAATAATTGGAATCCATTTGGCAGTTCAAGTTTTATAAATTACTTTACTGTGagaacaaaaataagaaaatcaaCATTCAATTCAAAGCTAAACATTCATGCCCCGAATAAACATAGACAAAGCCGCTGTAATAGTAGAGATGTTCCTGGCACCGGAAGTGGCTCATTTATTCTGTAATAGACAGCATAGGATTGACACAATGTCTATGCTCGTGTAGGCTTTAATATTTCTATGacaacaaacaacagcagccaAGTCAAATGGAAAGGTAGCAGCAGCAGGGCAGATTACAATCATTCCCAAGGCTATAATTAAGCTTCATTGATCAGTTGACCTAAGAGATTGACTGGAATCACTTCAGACTTAGAGGCAGCTACAGGATAATTATCGGCTTAGGGATAAAACCAAACATCTCGGTATCTGAAATAGAAATCGGAGCATCTtaaaatggtctgcttatacgGACCTCGACTAAGAACGCGCCCGCACTGGATTTGTCGGTTTCTgcagcaaagagaaacaaagaaaaaaagatgaacttACACAATATGAGCTAGGTTGAGAGGTTTCTCTGGCATTTCAGGAAACATGGGGTGAAGAGGCTCTCTGCTGGATGCACAGCTCAGTGACTTACTGAGAGCATGGGATAACTTCTTAGCAGGGGATTTCTGGGAGAAGCGCAGAACGTGCCAGTCATGTAAACATGAGGACACTAATATCTTTTCTGAGCTCATAACAATGTTACAGCAATACTGTCACCTGCATCCAGAATTACCCCTCCTTACATTGTGATCAAAAATAGCCACAATGACTGGTCCGGAGTAGACACACCTCCCTCTGCTTCACTTACCCATGACGTATACTCCTTCATTTGGTGCTGGTTGCTATGGGAACCGCTGGCATGCCCCCTCCAGAAGCAGTCCTGACAGAGCTGGTAATTATGACATTGCTGGCAGCGGTAGCGGAAGCCCATCATACTCTCAGTATGGCAGTAGGAGCACTCGACCGGGTGAAAGACTGCagggaggaaaggaggggggggggtcacacacaaacccacactgATGCGCAACACGCGCGCAAAAACAGATGTGACAACAAGACCAGATATGTTGCACATTGCAGTCAGTAGAggattcattttcattaatctAAGGACAGATGTGCACGGATATTCTGTTTGGATGACAACATATTTCCTAATGTTTACAGCAGGaagctgtgtatgtgtattcatgtcacatttctgtttttcacacatGGAGGAGGCTTGTGAGGATGAGTGCATcataaatagacacacacacacacacacacacacacacacacacacacacacacacacacacacacacttatgcacAGGGTGTAAGGTCCCAATGGGTCATCTGcaatctgtgtgagtgtgttgtgtgtgattCACGGTGTATAGCAGCTTGACTGAATCTGTGCATGGTGACTCAAGATTATGATGCAAAGCTGAACTTTACATCCTCCTGGCCCTGCGGGTTGTCTTATTCATAAATATTGTGCATGGTGTATTACCGTTCTCCACGTTGGAAAGCCGATGCATGAGCGGCAACCACACCAGACACTGAGGGGGTGGGTCTGACATCAACGTATCGAGGAATGTGTTGAGGGAGACCTTTTTCTGTTGATATTTGTGAGAGAGGAGACTGAGATTCCCGCACACAGTGAATGCAAACACAATCGCAGGTTCCGTTTTACTCCCTGTGTTTAATGGACCCTCACCTGCTGTGCAAAGCAGGTTCGTGCTGCTTGTTCTGTGTAACCAAAAGAAGGACCCTCGAAAACTGCCATTGGTAATTTAAGAACCTCCCTCAGAAACTGGTCAAACTGCGAGTGCACCATTATTCCAGCGCCATCTGATATCTGTGAAAAaatatctggaaaaaaaaatgttgggagACATACAAATGATTCAAACTAATTGTCAGTTGGCACCACAGTGCACTGATTACAGCATTACACAATACGATTACCCCACTTATTTGGGAAACAGAATAAAGTACAGCAGTTAATAAAATCAACTGTTATCATAcacctctctttttttcctacaTGATCTAATACTGCTGCTCCCACACATTTTGTTGATTATGTAATAAACCTTATCCTTCGGATAATAATTTAGATAATGACTTCTTCAAGACAAAGAGAGCCAAACCAGTACTGCGTCgtcttttaaaaacaacacttgAAGCAGAGGGTGAACATTCGAATCCTTTAGAATTTATTACAACTCAAATGGagagtttttcatttcattttttataattaacagTAAAGTAAGAATTTCCTGTGTTGCTCACATCTTAATTTATCCAGAATTTTTCCTCCACAGATGGTTGCTACGGCCATCTTCACAACGAAGACAGATATCTTCCCATGGCCATCCCTGAAAGGAGcaaataatgtttacattatgGTTATAGATTCTTTTACATGGAGCTGTCAATGCTTGTGTGCCGCTTTTTTCAATGGCAAAACCTTTAAAGGCAAACTTGAATTAGAGTGATCACTCTTAAGAAATGTTTACTTGGCTTTTACCTTCACTGAAATATACATTCTACAGCTGCATGGTGTCACAATATTAAGGTGTATTTTCACTCCACTTTGGCAGATACGTCAGACTCGCATTTCACGCTTCATTAACTCATGTCAAAACCTTAGATGTAAAGGTACACAAGCAGCCACCAACCGTCATGTGACGTGTTACTCACGGGTCATAGGATGCCAGCAGGAAGTTGAGCAGCAGGCTGATGGACTGTTCCACATTGATTTGGTGGGTGGTGGGCATGCGCTTGTTCAGCTGGTAAAAAATGGTGGAGATTACCACCTCTAGACGAGCCACAGAGAGCTCAGCATTGAGGTCCATGGTGTTGAGGCCATTCTCTCGGAAAGCCTCAATAACATTCCAAATGTCAACCAAATGCACTggagagcaaaaataaaaactggatataaatattttcttaggAAAATATTAGCACAGGGACTTAATTAAAACTACTCACTCATACTCACAATTGCATTTCTTCTGCACAAATCTAAGTTTACAGGCTGTTCTGTATGTTGATAATCTTATGGAATCCAGGTCTTGAGCCCCTGAGGATAAATCAGtgcaaaatataaatgacaTTATGATATAACTAatatatgatttgtttttttac
Encoded here:
- the dtna gene encoding dystrobrevin alpha isoform X3 — protein: MVLYRRMIEDCRRSGDNMADRRQLFIEMRAQDLDSIRLSTYRTACKLRFVQKKCNLHLVDIWNVIEAFRENGLNTMDLNAELSVARLEVVISTIFYQLNKRMPTTHQINVEQSISLLLNFLLASYDPDGHGKISVFVVKMAVATICGGKILDKLRYIFSQISDGAGIMVHSQFDQFLREVLKLPMAVFEGPSFGYTEQAARTCFAQQKKVSLNTFLDTLMSDPPPQCLVWLPLMHRLSNVENVFHPVECSYCHTESMMGFRYRCQQCHNYQLCQDCFWRGHASGSHSNQHQMKEYTSWKSPAKKLSHALSKSLSCASSREPLHPMFPEMPEKPLNLAHIVPPRPVNITNDYSFSHSMPTSGNPYSTKNKHNDVEQKKPLTGSAPHVLKGRGLNYNLDVADRLADEHVLIGLYVNLLQNCPKTCLLESSNHQDEEHSLIARYAARLAADAAAQQQRVPTDLPCSLDANKQQRQLIAELESKNREILQEIQRLRLQHEEASQPPTDKGQQNPTLLAELRLLRQRKDELEQRMSTLQESRRELMVQLEQLMMLLKTQGPSSPHSSPSHTISRQIPTPIHSDSAGTTPTHTPQDSLMGVGGDVQEAFAQGPRRNLRNDLLIAADSITNTMSSLVKELNSEGGSETESTVDSDFGRGDLLATSSDPFFTFHPRSASATEDERFENDLAQQLEDELMKHRQEPDKTCMVTLQQ
- the dtna gene encoding dystrobrevin alpha isoform X4, producing MIEDCRRSGDNMADRRQLFIEMRAQDLDSIRLSTYRTACKLRFVQKKCNLHLVDIWNVIEAFRENGLNTMDLNAELSVARLEVVISTIFYQLNKRMPTTHQINVEQSISLLLNFLLASYDPDGHGKISVFVVKMAVATICGGKILDKLRYIFSQISDGAGIMVHSQFDQFLREVLKLPMAVFEGPSFGYTEQAARTCFAQQKKVSLNTFLDTLMSDPPPQCLVWLPLMHRLSNVENVFHPVECSYCHTESMMGFRYRCQQCHNYQLCQDCFWRGHASGSHSNQHQMKEYTSWKSPAKKLSHALSKSLSCASSREPLHPMFPEMPEKPLNLAHIVPPRPVNITNDYSFSHSMPTSGNPYSTKNKHNDVEQKKPLTGSAPHVLKGRGLNYNLDVADRLADEHVLIGLYVNLLQNCPKTCLLESSNHQDEEHSLIARYAARLAADAAAQQQRVPTDLPCSLDANKQQRQLIAELESKNREILQEIQRLRLQHEEASQPPTDKGQQNPTLLAELRLLRQRKDELEQRMSTLQESRRELMVQLEQLMMLLKTQGPSSPHSSPSHTISRQIPTPIHSDSAGTTPTHTPQDSLMGVGGDVQEAFAQGPRRNLRNDLLIAADSITNTMSSLVKELNSEGGSETESTVDSDFGRGDLLATSSDPFFTFHPRSASATEDERFENDLAQQLEDELMKHRQEPDKTCMVTLQQ
- the dtna gene encoding dystrobrevin alpha isoform X2, giving the protein MPWSASLVTPVIEMQIMIEDCRRSGDNMADRRQLFIEMRAQDLDSIRLSTYRTACKLRFVQKKCNLHLVDIWNVIEAFRENGLNTMDLNAELSVARLEVVISTIFYQLNKRMPTTHQINVEQSISLLLNFLLASYDPDGHGKISVFVVKMAVATICGGKILDKLRYIFSQISDGAGIMVHSQFDQFLREVLKLPMAVFEGPSFGYTEQAARTCFAQQKKVSLNTFLDTLMSDPPPQCLVWLPLMHRLSNVENVFHPVECSYCHTESMMGFRYRCQQCHNYQLCQDCFWRGHASGSHSNQHQMKEYTSWKSPAKKLSHALSKSLSCASSREPLHPMFPEMPEKPLNLAHIVPPRPVNITNDYSFSHSMPTSGNPYSTKNKHNDVEQKKPLTGSAPHVLKGRGLNYNLDVADRLADEHVLIGLYVNLLQNCPKTCLLESSNHQDEEHSLIARYAARLAADAAAQQQRVPTDLPCSLDANKQQRQLIAELESKNREILQEIQRLRLQHEEASQPPTDKGQQNPTLLAELRLLRQRKDELEQRMSTLQESRRELMVQLEQLMMLLKTQGPSSPHSSPSHTISRQIPTPIHSDSAGTTPTHTPQDSLMGVGGDVQEAFAQGPRRNLRNDLLIAADSITNTMSSLVKELNSEGGSETESTVDSDFGRGDLLATSSDPFFTFHPRSASATEDERFENDLAQQLEDELMKHRQEPDKTCMVVL
- the dtna gene encoding dystrobrevin alpha isoform X6, producing the protein MPWSASLVTPVIEMQIMIEDCRRSGDNMADRRQLFIEMRAQDLDSIRLSTYRTACKLRFVQKKCNLHLVDIWNVIEAFRENGLNTMDLNAELSVARLEVVISTIFYQLNKRMPTTHQINVEQSISLLLNFLLASYDPDGHGKISVFVVKMAVATICGGKILDKLRYIFSQISDGAGIMVHSQFDQFLREVLKLPMAVFEGPSFGYTEQAARTCFAQQKKVSLNTFLDTLMSDPPPQCLVWLPLMHRLSNVENVFHPVECSYCHTESMMGFRYRCQQCHNYQLCQDCFWRGHASGSHSNQHQMKEYTSWKSPAKKLSHALSKSLSCASSREPLHPMFPEMPEKPLNLAHIVPPRPVNITNDYSFSHSMPTSGNPYSTKNLLESSNHQDEEHSLIARYAARLAADAAAQQQRVPTDLPCSLDANKQQRQLIAELESKNREILQEIQRLRLQHEEASQPPTDKGQQNPTLLAELRLLRQRKDELEQRMSTLQESRRELMVQLEQLMMLLKTQGPSSPHSSPSHTISRQIPTPIHSDSAGTTPTHTPQDSLMGVGGDVQEAFAQGPRRNLRNDLLIAADSITNTMSSLVKELNSEGGSETESTVDSDFGRGDLLATSSDPFFTFHPRSASATEDERFENDLAQQLEDELMKHRQEPDKTCMVTLQQ
- the dtna gene encoding dystrobrevin alpha isoform X1, coding for MPWSASLVTPVIEMQIMIEDCRRSGDNMADRRQLFIEMRAQDLDSIRLSTYRTACKLRFVQKKCNLHLVDIWNVIEAFRENGLNTMDLNAELSVARLEVVISTIFYQLNKRMPTTHQINVEQSISLLLNFLLASYDPDGHGKISVFVVKMAVATICGGKILDKLRYIFSQISDGAGIMVHSQFDQFLREVLKLPMAVFEGPSFGYTEQAARTCFAQQKKVSLNTFLDTLMSDPPPQCLVWLPLMHRLSNVENVFHPVECSYCHTESMMGFRYRCQQCHNYQLCQDCFWRGHASGSHSNQHQMKEYTSWKSPAKKLSHALSKSLSCASSREPLHPMFPEMPEKPLNLAHIVPPRPVNITNDYSFSHSMPTSGNPYSTKNKHNDVEQKKPLTGSAPHVLKGRGLNYNLDVADRLADEHVLIGLYVNLLQNCPKTCLLESSNHQDEEHSLIARYAARLAADAAAQQQRVPTDLPCSLDANKQQRQLIAELESKNREILQEIQRLRLQHEEASQPPTDKGQQNPTLLAELRLLRQRKDELEQRMSTLQESRRELMVQLEQLMMLLKTQGPSSPHSSPSHTISRQIPTPIHSDSAGTTPTHTPQDSLMGVGGDVQEAFAQGPRRNLRNDLLIAADSITNTMSSLVKELNSEGGSETESTVDSDFGRGDLLATSSDPFFTFHPRSASATEDERFENDLAQQLEDELMKHRQEPDKTCMVTLQQ